The Salegentibacter sp. Hel_I_6 region AAAGTCTGGAAATATTAACCCGAAAACACTAAAGATCCAGGCCACTCCTGCTCCAATCCCAATTAGCGTGAACATATTTAGATTCCAGGTCTTTACAGAACGCCAAGCACGTTCAAAAAACATCCAGGTAGCGTAAAAAACAACTGGCAGGGAAAGCCCAAATTGAATCCAATTCCAATATTGTTGATCTAAAATTTCATAAAGTGGATTGCCTGAAATCATTTCAGACATCGCGATAATAAAAATAGGTAGCGTAAACGCTACGGCTATTTTAAACTTCTTAAGCAGTTTTTTATAAGATTTACTTTCCGAAGATTCTTCGGGTTCTTTAGGTACCAGGTCCATTCCGCATTTGGGGCAGGAACCGGGACCATCCTGCTCCACTTCTGGATGCATTGGGCAGGTATAGGTAGTAGCTTGTGGTTTTAGGCTGGCTTCTTCTACCAGATCCATTCCGCAAACAGGACAATCACCGGGCTTATCGTAAGTTTTATCGCCTTCACAATGCATAGGGCAATAGAAAACGCCTGTGCCTTCACCTTTAGGTTTTTTCTTTTTTGGTTTTACTTCTTCTCCGGGTTCGTGAATTTGATAATGCCCACCATCATCCTGTAAAGCCTGCTGTAGTTTCTTTAAAGGAATATTCTCTTTCGAAAAAATCTTAGCTTCAGCCTTTTCAAGACCTACTTTTACTCTTTTTACTCCTTCAACTTTATTTAATGTGGCTTCAACATGATCGCTGCATCCTTTGCAGGTCATTCCACTTACCGAATAAGTTTGTGGAACCTCATCGGCTAAATAAATATCGTAATTGCTATCTTCAAGGGCAGCCTGGAACTTTTCAAGTTCAATATGCTTTTCCATCTCGATCTCAGCACTGGCTTTTTCGAGGTCTACTTTAGCATTGGTAACACCTTCCACGCTCTTTAAGGAATTTTCAACGTGGGCTCTGCATCCCATGCAGGTCATCCCGGAAATTTGATAGGTATGTTTCATAAATATGATTGAAGAAAAAAGACTGTTCGAATTTTTCCTGGTAGACGTCAAACTGAACTTGTTTCAGGTTCTAATTTCTTTCAACCTAGATGCTGAAACAAGTTCAGCATGACGTGATTAAAACTAATAATTCAAACAGCCTTAAAAAATTAAATTCTATGCTAAATAAGCCTCGCAAGCCTTCACGCATTCACGACAAGCTTTTGCGCATTCCTGGCAATGATCGTGCTCGTGTTGTCCACATTCATCTGCACAGGCATTACAAACTTCGATACAATATTTTACGAGTCCGTCTACATTTTTATAATCGGTAGCCAAAACCTGGTTAAGGGTGCTACAAACCTCTGCACAAACCTTATCGGTTCTAATGCAATCTTTCATCATTTTCACATTGTCTTCATCCAGACAGGCATCTGCACAATAATTACAATGGTTAATGCAATTTCCCAATGCTTTCAGCATTTTTTCATTTCTCATAATATTGGTTTTTATTGGTTTACAACGAAATTAACTACTAAAAACAGAAATGGGTTTTAAAATTATGGTAAGAAGTTTTAAGAAAATGGGAAAAGATGGTGATAATTAATTATGGTAAACTACTTCGGAGCAAGCTCACGAAACATTAGTATTGGAAAATACAATTTGATTTCGAGGCAAGCCTTGGAGCATTTAATCTCGATTATCGAGTAAAAGGCCACTAATTCGCGAATTAAATAGAAATCTCTGTCCAGAAATTGTTTATATCCCCGCCCGTGAAACAAGCTTTCTCATTAGGAATGAATCAAACTTAATTTCTAGAAAATATTCGTGTATTCGTGGCAAAAACCCTCTTAAAGTTTATCCAGCGACTTACGATCCTGATGTTGTGATTTAAATTGAGAAGGATTCATCCCTGTTTCTTTTTTAAAGAAAGTAGAAAGATAAGCGGCACTGCCAAAGCCCATTTTATCGGCAATTTCTGAAATATTCAACTCCCCGTATTCCAAAAGTTCTTTAATGCGTTCTGCTTTTATTTTATTCTGAAAACTTTGAATACTATGTCCTTCTGCTTTAGAGAAAATGTTGGTGAGATGACTGTAATCGTAATGCAATTCTTCACTTAAAACTTCAGAAAGTTTTTTGTTTCCTGCATCTTTATGTTCGTAAACCAATTCTATAATCAAGGATTTTATATCGGTTACAATTTTGTTATTTCTTTCAGCTACAATTTCAAAACCGTTCGCATTGAGTTCCTCTTCCAGACTTTGGAATTGAGCTTCAGAAAGTTCGTTTTCAAATTCAATCCTGCCCAAACTTATGTTTATATAATTAAGGTTTTGCTGTTGCAAAGTCTTCTCAACACTCATTAGGCAACGGTCACAAACCATATTCTTTATATGCAGAATGTTTTCTTTCAAAATAGGTATGATTTATAAGAAATAAGGTCGGTTAAAAATTCAGATTGGAGAATCAAAAATGTTTAACCGACCTTAAAAATGATTTAATTATTCAATGGTTGCTTCTACCCTACCGCATTTCAGCATTTTATTTCCGTAGTAAGGATTAAAAATATCTTTTGAATTTGAATACCAATAGTCTCCTTTTCCTTCAAAAGCCATTGGGCAATATTGCTTATAAATTGCTCCAGATTCCAAAGCATTCATTAACACAGGCTCCATTACTTCTGTAAGTTGAGAAAAAGCCTCACGTTGTTTATTCACATCGTCGCTTTCTGCAATGGTATTTGCTATAGCCGCTATACCTTCGTTCTCGCTGGCTTTTTCTGCGAGTTTTGCAGCTTTTTCACCGGCTGCTTCGGCATCTGTATTAACAAAGGCATCCTTGATCTCTACATACAAGGTATAGATTTCTGCGGTGTTTTCATCTTTAAATTCGGCTTGCATTTCTTCGCCCTTATAAGTTTCTGCTTTAGCCTGTTCATCTGGCTGGTGCATCTCATTCTGCATAGGCTCTGGCCCATCTTCTTTATTTTCTTCATTCTTACAGGAGAAAATCACTAAACTTCCAGCAATTAGGCTGAGCATTGTTAAGCTTCTAAGATTTCTTTTCATTGTTTTGATTTTTAATATATAGTTTAATTTGAGGCTCAAAAATTTAATCTTTAATGTTAATTCGGTTGATATTTGCGGTTCCAAAGACCAGCACGAAGAAATAGAGAATTGTTTCCAAAATCACTAAGAATTTAGCCGATAATGACACAGGCACAAAATCACCATAACCAACTGTAGAAAATGAGATAAGCGAATAATAGAAAAACTCAAAGAATAGAAATATTGAGGGTTCTGTAAACACTAAACTCGTTTTAAAATTTGCTGCTTCATTTAAATAAAGCGCATAATAATCTGACGCAAACGAAAGCACAATAAGGCTTATTATTAGCGTAAAAAGGCTTAAAACATGTTCTAAATAATGACTATCTCCTAGTATCTTGCTTAACTGGGTAAAAGTAATTCTTACTATTAAAAATGCCTTGGTAATCGCAATAGCAATGATAAGCCATTTCCAGGCTTCATTATCCAATGATTTTGGCAGAAATAATATATATAATAAAGCTAGAACTACTACTATTCCCAGGGTCCATCCTGCTTTAGAAAACAGTTGACCATAAAACTTCCTGTCAGCTTCTTTTTTATCATCCATACTTCCTTATTTCTGTTTTTCTAATCGTTCAATAAGCTCCTTCATTTGTGCGATTTCTTTTTTCTGAGCTTTTATAATTTCTTCGGCCAGTTTTTTGGTTTCCGGATCCTTTAAATCGGCTTGCTGGCTGGTCAAAATAGCAGATGAGTGATGCGGGATCATCCCTTTCATATATTGAATATCTGAAATCCCGGTTTGGTTTCTCATCATATAATAAGTGGATCCAAAAACCAACACCGAAATTACTAAAATAGCGATATTCACCGCCTTATTTTTATACATTCCCCACATATACAACAACATCACTATGGCCATTGGTGCGATCATTAAAATCGTCATATAAGTTCGCATTGTGCTCAACATAACGTGATCAAAAACATCGGCATTTAAGAACATTATGGCATACATTATTACAAATGACGTTGCCATCATTAATCCAAATTTCAAATATTTATTCATCTTTTTGGGTTTTTGGTTAGTATTAGATTATTCTTTAATCGTATCGGTAACTTCCCCACAGTTAAGCATAGCGCTGCCGTAATATGGATTTCTAATCTCTTCGGAAAAGCTCAACCAGTTGGCACCCTTATCATTATTCGCCATAGGGCAATGTTGAATATAAACGCGCTCATCAAAAGGTTTAAAACTCTTCGCCATTCTAATTATTACTGCTGAAAATTCATCAAACCCATCTCTAAATGCTGAAATATCTTCGGAAGCTTTTAAGTCAGATAAATGCATCTGAAGCTCTCTTTTATAATTTTTGAAAGCATCTGCGGCCGAATTTTCAAATTTAGAATTATCAATAGTTGCCAGGCTATTTTCAAGTGCTTCCAAAGTACCTGAAGCATTTTTAAAATCATCTTCAACCAGGGCATCTTTTAATTCAAAATACTTGTCAAAAACATTGTTTAGCGCCTGCTTTTCATCTTCTGAAACCTCTATTTCTGCTTCCTTAGAATTTTCAAAAGTTTCCGACGGACTCATCATACTTGGTTTTCCCGCGAGTTGCACTGCAGCATCTACGGTAAAAGCTCCGTTCACTACAATTTCATCAGCTTCATTTAAACCTTCTTCAACAATATAAGAATCGCCCAGGGAATTCCCCAAAACCACCTCTCGAATACTAAAACCAGAACGCTCATTCATAGTTTCCTTTATATAAACCAAAGATCTTTTTCCCGTCCATAAAATCGCCGATTTTGGAATTACAATTTCTTTATTTTGCGCATCAAGATTGCTTTCTATTATTCCCGTGGCAAACATTCCCGGTTTAATACGCCTGTCTTGATTATCAATTTCTACCCTGGCTGTAGCCACCCTGGTATTATTATTTAGTAAAGGATCTATAAAATCTACCTCTCCTTCAAAAGTTTGACCCGGGATAGATTTAATGCTATATTTCACTTTACTTCCTTCCTTTACAGCCCCCATCGTACTTTCGTAAAGATCAAAAAGTACCCAAAGTTTATCCAGGTTTGCTATTTCGTAAATTGGCATTCCCCGTTCTAAATAATCACCCTGCTCGGCCATTAATTCGGTTACCACACCACCAACATCTGCTGTTATAGGAAAGCGTTCTATTGCAGCATTATTATTCAAGATATTCTCAATCTGGCCGTCGCTAATTTTCCAGTTTCTAAGCTTTTGTTTTGCTGCTTCAAAAAGTTCCGGCTGACTTTCTTTTATGGCAGCTGCCTGCAATAATTCTTCCTGTGCAGTTACTAATGCTGGGGAATATATGCTGGCTAAAACCTGGCCTCTATTCACTTTTTCTCCTGTAAAATTAACGCGTAACTGCTCTATTCGCCCTGGAATATGTGTAGATTGGGTATAGGTGTTTCGTTCATCTACCTCAACTTTTCCGCTTAGCCTAATTTCTTTTGAAGCGCCACTCCTTCCCACCTGCATGGTTTGCACATTGGCCAGTTTCAAAGCATTGTCACTCATCACAAACTTGTCTGAATCCATTTCTCCCTCATCTTCTGAAACCGGAATAAGATCCATCCCACAAATTGGGCAATCCCCCGGTTCATTTTGTCGTACCGAAGGATGCATAGAACAGGTCCAGGAATGATTTTCTGATGATTTGATGTGCTTATGTGCCGATGCCTCAGGGCTACTTGATGGACTTAGTAGAAAACCCAAAAAGAATCCCAGTAGTAAAATCACAAATCCAATAAAGAATTTGTTATTGGGTATGTTTTTTAAACGTTCCATATTTTTATATATAAATTTATCAAGCGGTTAAATCAGTTATTCAAATTCAAACGCGTACTGTAAATAATTTTACTTAATAGTTTTTGTACCGATAAAAGCACTTGTTTTATTTCTTCTGAAGGCGATTCATAAGTTTTTGACTTTTCACAAAGCAATAACCAGTATTCAGTTTCTTCGGCTTCTTTATGTGCTATTTTTAATTTGTGAATAAAATCGCGTTTGCTCTCACAACTTTGCGCTTCCCTAACATTTGCCCCCACACTTGTGCCCGATTTCAGGAGCTGGCGGGCAATTATATATTTGCGCTTTTCTTCCAGATTTTCAGAAAATTCGATAGTTAGAAGTGCTAGCCTAAAACTCAATTCTAAAACTTCATTCTTTCCTTCCATAATCAAAATAGTTTATAAAATTTAAAAAAACATATCAGCACATCAGCAAATTAATTAATCGTTCCTTCATCAAATAAATAATCCATTTTTGCCTGTGCCGTAAATCCGGTTTTTAAAGCCTCAATTTGCTGGGTTTTTAGCATTAAAATATCCTGATTCATTTGAAGCACTTCTTCAAAATCGCCGTCATTATTACTAAAGGCAGAAATCAAAAGCTTATTGGCCTGTCCTGAACTTTCTATTTGTCGCTTGTAAAGTTTTAGTAATTTATCCGCTTTATTTAAGTTGTAAACAGTTTGCTCAAATTCACTTTGCAGTTGGTTTTTTCGAGCTTCTTTATTCTGAATCGCGGCTTCCTGCATTAATTCAGCTTCCTTTTCTGCTGCTTTATATTTTTTTCTGAAAATCGGTAAACTTACCGAAAGCATGGGCATAATCGCATCCTGCCCGTTTCGTGGAGGATTCGCATCAGTACGCTCTGAAATTACCGCGTAGTCCACACCAATCCCGATATTGGGCAAACCAGATTTTTGGGCGATTTCCAAATTGCTTTCATACGCCTGAAGCTCCAAATCGAATTTGGTAAGTTCCGGATGCATTTTAAAAGCTTCTTCAGAATTAATATTTTCCATTCGGTTTTCAGCATTAAATATCAGGGTATCCTGAATGGCAACTTCGGCTTCCATATTTCTATTCAGCAAAAGATTAAACTGTTTTTTAAAACTTTCCAGCCGTTCTTTTTCAAGCTCGATCTCGGTTATGGCTTCATCCTTTTTAATATCTACCCGAACCACATTCACCATTTTCGAGCTTCCACTTCTAAATTTACTCAGGGAAAGATCGCGGTAAGAATTTAAGATCTCCAGGTTTTCTTCTTTTAAAGCAATAGTTTTCTCAATAGCAAAAAGTTCAGCGTACGACTCTTTTATTTCAAAAAACAAATCGGCGCGCATCGCTAAATATTCCTGAAATCTGGCTTCTGCCAGTAAATCAGCTGATGCTCGTTTGGCTTTTAAAGTTCCGAACCAGGGAAACATCTGCATCAGGCTAAAACGTGCTTCCTGGGCTCCCAAACGAGTTTCTATCATTCTTCCGAACGCACTCATCGTAAGTGTAGGATCGGGAAGCGAAGCCACTTGAGGCGATTGCTGAAGCGCTGCCTCAAATTGCGTATAAGCCGATTCTAACTTTGGGTTATTTTCTGCTGCAATTTGGAGGTAATCGTCCAATTCCTGGGCAAGCCCCCCTGCCCCCCAAAGGGGGAGTAAAAGCAAGGTGAAAATTATATGTTTCGAGTTTATTTTCATTATTATATTTTAAATCAAACCTTAGGGTTATCAATTTCTAAACCCTCCCCTCTTTGGGGAGTTGGAGGGGGCTTCTTTTCTCTCCCTCCAAATGGCCTGCAATACCGGCACTACAAAAATCGTCATGATCTGGATAAGCATTCCTCCTACGATTGGAATGGCCATGGGCACCATAATATCGGAACCTTTTCCTGTGGAT contains the following coding sequences:
- a CDS encoding four-helix bundle copper-binding protein, which encodes MRNEKMLKALGNCINHCNYCADACLDEDNVKMMKDCIRTDKVCAEVCSTLNQVLATDYKNVDGLVKYCIEVCNACADECGQHEHDHCQECAKACRECVKACEAYLA
- a CDS encoding helix-turn-helix transcriptional regulator, with translation MKENILHIKNMVCDRCLMSVEKTLQQQNLNYINISLGRIEFENELSEAQFQSLEEELNANGFEIVAERNNKIVTDIKSLIIELVYEHKDAGNKKLSEVLSEELHYDYSHLTNIFSKAEGHSIQSFQNKIKAERIKELLEYGELNISEIADKMGFGSAAYLSTFFKKETGMNPSQFKSQHQDRKSLDKL
- a CDS encoding DUF3347 domain-containing protein, which gives rise to MKRNLRSLTMLSLIAGSLVIFSCKNEENKEDGPEPMQNEMHQPDEQAKAETYKGEEMQAEFKDENTAEIYTLYVEIKDAFVNTDAEAAGEKAAKLAEKASENEGIAAIANTIAESDDVNKQREAFSQLTEVMEPVLMNALESGAIYKQYCPMAFEGKGDYWYSNSKDIFNPYYGNKMLKCGRVEATIE
- a CDS encoding ion channel, with protein sequence MDDKKEADRKFYGQLFSKAGWTLGIVVVLALLYILFLPKSLDNEAWKWLIIAIAITKAFLIVRITFTQLSKILGDSHYLEHVLSLFTLIISLIVLSFASDYYALYLNEAANFKTSLVFTEPSIFLFFEFFYYSLISFSTVGYGDFVPVSLSAKFLVILETILYFFVLVFGTANINRINIKD
- a CDS encoding DUF305 domain-containing protein gives rise to the protein MNKYLKFGLMMATSFVIMYAIMFLNADVFDHVMLSTMRTYMTILMIAPMAIVMLLYMWGMYKNKAVNIAILVISVLVFGSTYYMMRNQTGISDIQYMKGMIPHHSSAILTSQQADLKDPETKKLAEEIIKAQKKEIAQMKELIERLEKQK
- a CDS encoding efflux RND transporter periplasmic adaptor subunit, producing the protein MERLKNIPNNKFFIGFVILLLGFFLGFLLSPSSSPEASAHKHIKSSENHSWTCSMHPSVRQNEPGDCPICGMDLIPVSEDEGEMDSDKFVMSDNALKLANVQTMQVGRSGASKEIRLSGKVEVDERNTYTQSTHIPGRIEQLRVNFTGEKVNRGQVLASIYSPALVTAQEELLQAAAIKESQPELFEAAKQKLRNWKISDGQIENILNNNAAIERFPITADVGGVVTELMAEQGDYLERGMPIYEIANLDKLWVLFDLYESTMGAVKEGSKVKYSIKSIPGQTFEGEVDFIDPLLNNNTRVATARVEIDNQDRRIKPGMFATGIIESNLDAQNKEIVIPKSAILWTGKRSLVYIKETMNERSGFSIREVVLGNSLGDSYIVEEGLNEADEIVVNGAFTVDAAVQLAGKPSMMSPSETFENSKEAEIEVSEDEKQALNNVFDKYFELKDALVEDDFKNASGTLEALENSLATIDNSKFENSAADAFKNYKRELQMHLSDLKASEDISAFRDGFDEFSAVIIRMAKSFKPFDERVYIQHCPMANNDKGANWLSFSEEIRNPYYGSAMLNCGEVTDTIKE
- a CDS encoding four helix bundle protein gives rise to the protein MEGKNEVLELSFRLALLTIEFSENLEEKRKYIIARQLLKSGTSVGANVREAQSCESKRDFIHKLKIAHKEAEETEYWLLLCEKSKTYESPSEEIKQVLLSVQKLLSKIIYSTRLNLNN
- a CDS encoding TolC family protein, translating into MKINSKHIIFTLLLLPLWGAGGLAQELDDYLQIAAENNPKLESAYTQFEAALQQSPQVASLPDPTLTMSAFGRMIETRLGAQEARFSLMQMFPWFGTLKAKRASADLLAEARFQEYLAMRADLFFEIKESYAELFAIEKTIALKEENLEILNSYRDLSLSKFRSGSSKMVNVVRVDIKKDEAITEIELEKERLESFKKQFNLLLNRNMEAEVAIQDTLIFNAENRMENINSEEAFKMHPELTKFDLELQAYESNLEIAQKSGLPNIGIGVDYAVISERTDANPPRNGQDAIMPMLSVSLPIFRKKYKAAEKEAELMQEAAIQNKEARKNQLQSEFEQTVYNLNKADKLLKLYKRQIESSGQANKLLISAFSNNDGDFEEVLQMNQDILMLKTQQIEALKTGFTAQAKMDYLFDEGTIN